A stretch of DNA from Schistocerca americana isolate TAMUIC-IGC-003095 chromosome 3, iqSchAmer2.1, whole genome shotgun sequence:
gaaggtctaatatgttatcgccatgagtcggttctctgtttaactgctcaaggtaggttGCAGATAAAAcactcaaaaaaatttcactggattctttgtccctgccacccgttataaacgtttgagtctcccagtctatatccggcaaattaaaatctccacccagaactataacatggtggggaaatctactcgaaatgttttccaaattatcctttagttgctcagccacaacagctgctgagccagggggccctttagagacatccaattaccatgtctgagcctcctttaaccgtgaccttcacccaaattatttcacatttaggatCTCCGTCGTCAATTTCCTttcatactattgcacttcttatcgctataaacacgcctcccctttcaccgttcagcctgtctctgcggtatacattccaatctgagtttaggatttcattactgtttacgtctggtttcagccaattttctgtccatagtactatatgggcgttgtgaccatttattaatgagagcagttctgggacctttctatagacgctcctgcagtttactattagcacattaatattgttattccctgttgcattttgcctactcgtatcttgccgcgtctcaggaggcgtcttgtcgggcctagggagggaattctctaacctaaaaaacccccatgtgcactccacacgtactccgctacccttgtagccgcttccggcgtgtagtgcacgcctgacctattcagggggaccctacatttctccacgcgatagtggaggtcgagaaatttgcacccctgatcttcgcagaatcgtctgagcctctggtttaagccttccactcggctccaaaccagaggaccgcgacccGTTCTGGGAACTATACTACATATAGAtggctctgattccaccccgcgagcgaggctttccgccttcaccaataccaccaaccgcctgtacgaactgaggatgacctctgaacccagacggcaggagcaacaatttgcagtcgggtgcacccagtgctctctatcgtcgCCGGCagtgcctcctccacatctcggatgagaccccccggcaagcagacagagtgaacactggccttcttccccgacctttccgctatttccctaaggggctccatcacccgcctaacgttggagctcccaataactaataaacccctccccacgtgtgcctgctcggaccttgctgaaggagcggccacatgtccactctcaggcagagcgggcaatgccacacggccagcctccacatttaccctccgccacgTGCCccgcgaacgccgttgaacccgccactccccttggggagagggtggcccaaccgcgcccggtacccgtgaagatgtctcgacagcagggacagtaggtgtagcatgtaacacctggggtgtaccatgcgacgcaccagactccccactgccgctacactccgaggcagcagcctgaagacggctgaccgcggccatcaacacgctcagctgttcgcgaacagtggccagctcctcctgcgtccgtaaaCAGCAGTCacgcatcctatccatcctaagaaatcattttactgtagagagttaatcaacttttaactagactgctaattcactaaaggcggctgattgttgactaaactgtggttgctagccacttcttgtagaaaacaatgaaaatagcactacctgtatCTGGACTGtactgaaaacaaacactagcactactggcactatggttgactaaagggactctctctgactgtattcaaaacaaacacgaaatctatgaaacactattactagcactcgacaattaaagcttcctaaaagcaaaaacacacagaaaaagaagtgacaagtaagaaaaatacagttaatactcaaattaaggtagctcgctgcacaggagacgtgaagcagacggcagttacgacggaGGAAGAGGCTTGCTCTGACCTGCAGCGGAGCAAAAAGCCTGTCGTATTGTGGACCACGAGGCTCTGCAAGCTGCAAGAGACATATTGTTGCTGTACGTACAACTGAAGATCCTATGGCATTCAGAACCACAGGCAGTGATCTGCCGTTTCACATTTGAATAGCATTTGTTAAAGAGGCTTGGACATAGCTAGTCATCACGTGAAATACAACAGTTTTATTAATCTGTGCTACAGCATGTAACTCTTATTTTGACTGTGCTACAACGTAAAGTGGACTTCGAGTAGGTAAACCATGTTAGCAAAACCTGTAAAAGCCATGACATAATCGGAACTGCAAATTGAGTAATAATACACTGCTTATTGATAAATCAAATGCTTATCTCGtgtgtttatttatgtatttaaaaatCAAGACTCTTATACTTTCAATCTTTTACACTAAAAGTTTTTACTGAGGTAAAAGCTGGTATTTATTTGAATACAAAAtcgttgccgcgcggggtagccgtgcggtgttGGGCGTCTTGCACGGTCCGCGTGGCgcgtggctccccctgtcggaggttcgagtcctcccgcaggcatgggtgtgtgtgtcgtccttagcataagttggtttaagttagattaaatagtgtgtaagcttagggaacgatgacctcagcaatttggtcccatcaggccttaccacaaattaaaaaaaaataaataaaatctttcgcCAACTTACGCCGAGATTTCATACATAAATCATAAACCAGCCAAATATCATAATTGATGCCGTGCGTCTGCGTTACTGTTGAGAAGAAGACACCACAAggtaaactgaaacttttgtttctcTTCAGAAAACTGCGTTGGCTTGCGTACTTTGCAAATCGAAACCAGTGGCATGTGACGAAATCTGAGCCAGTGTTGAATAAAGTCAGGTATAGGTCGTCACGAGACCTATTATGTAATTTCTGATTACATATTGGTAAGTGACTTAAAATTTTTCATACCTAGTCTAGTATTTTTATAGTATTAACGTTAAATATTTTACCACCACAGTAGATAAGTATCTTCAATGCTTACCAGGTTACTTTTTAAAAGTTCACCATGTTAATTTTGATGAAAATGCTGTGTTATTTAAATTAATTACGTATGTGTGAATATAGGCACACTGATATTAGGCATTCCTGCAAATTTAAATGCTCGGTTTTGAACTAACACCCTGTACAATCGTCACCTCAAAGGCATTTAATATTGAAATTGGTAGGTTTCCTCTACGATCATTTGGTGTTAACATCTGTTTACTATCGTTTAAACTACTTCGGGTGGTAGACTGCAGACTCCCACAGACAAAAGAGAGTGATCAGCTGTCACACAGCTCAGCACCTACTGCACGCGACCGTCACCCGATTACCACGCACATTCAGTAaggcttgttttgtaaataaaactgccttttcctgctgctagttactttatttatcccacacgcgtttcgccttttcctgttctaaggcatcttcagtgggatctataacgatacagttttgttagttttagattattaaacagtctACGtcacgattttttgtaaaaaagtaattacttactatttgctgatctgcgtttcctcacaccTGGTTTGGAGGTTGCACTATCACTTTTATTACTTCCATATAATCACAACTTTGCGTTCTGGCCTtcctcacactgttcaccatgtttctcactcttttctgTGGAGTAGTATTCTTCTTTTGTCACTAGATACAACAATTTCGCCGGACActgcttttcacaacgtaaatattgcgactccattacgtgtttcctcctctttcgtatgtttacctatttgttgccaacctaacgaattaTATGTTTGAGACTAACTTCTGttcatgatgtttataccgtgtgtgtgtgagcgcgagagagagagagagagagagagagagagagagagagagagaaggggggggggtagAGCCGACgtgtttttttatctttttttgaaaactttggtgacagatGATTTGATTTTACAAACAATCGTggcgtgaactgtttaataatctaaaactaacaaaactttaTCGTTGTAGATCCCTTAGATGATGCCTTAGAAAAGGAAAAGATGAAACGCgtgtgggataaataaagtaactagcagcagggaaaggtagttttatttacaaaacaattattgatATACTtgttgcggaggatggccacacaaacgaaCTTGTTATTTAATAAGGCATTTATTACATCCTAATTAGGATGAAATAAACTGAACCGAACGCGGACATCGCAAAACCActacatggattgccgttttgtttccggttggaaGTGATGAACGCATGATTCATCGCCTGTGGCGatgctcgacaaaaaattgtcacgatgagcctcgtaacactcaagcaattccgcacagatggtccttcgttgctctttatgctctTCCGTTAGGTTGCGAGGAACCCAGCGGAGacgcacctttgagtaccctaactggtgaacgagtgtgtcagcattaccaatatagaagtccagttgtgcagcgaggtgtttgattgtgattcgtcgatcacctcgaatgagagtgcccgcacGTTGCAACACTGCATGAGTCACCGGTATGCGGGGGATCGGACAGGTTTctgcaaccttgttgcgatgatgatagacacCTAGCCCAACGGCTCTCTGCGCTTTTGTGCGCTACCAGGTCTCCGAAGACATTCTTCAGGCGCCTAAGAATATCTGCgttgctttggttttccgccaaaaggaagtcaatgacagctgtctgcttgggacataccttcgttacagacgccattttgaaggctacgtatagcaccgctgCCTACAAAACTTCATGAAAGTGTCGGGGCTGCAGCGGGAATATTCCaaaatgttccacaacaaatttcggattttttcaaccaaaactggctgtgagaaaatgtgttgcattatttattgaacgcccctcatacctATGACGTGACCTCTAGTACGCAGTGGAAGTACACATACCACTCAGTATTCGAGTTACCTTTCACTGTAATcagtagccggtcgctgtggccgagcggatctaggcgcctcagttcagaaccgcgctgctgctacggtcgcaggttcgaatcgcgccttgggcatggatgtgtgtggtgtccttaggttagttaggtttaagtagttctaagtctaggggactgatgacctcaaatgttaagtcccatagtgcttagagccatctgaaccaattttgTAATTAGTACGTGAAAAGCAATGTTTTAATTCATCTCAATGGAATCTATTTTTTGTATCACCTATTTAACGATTTAGAATACTGATAATGTTAGCGGTCTGCAGTTACCGGACTGAAATATTTGTTATGCTACCAATAATGATCCCACATATCCAGTTTCAGTTCACCGTGCAGAGCGTTTCGTTAGAAAAGAGCGAAATTCAAATAGGGCGTCGGAAATGCTAAAGCCAGTGCAGGTTCGTGGATATTTATTCATGCAAGCGAAGTACCATTTGGCGCTGTCTTCCCATCCCCCTCTTCCCCCATTCACTTGTGTCCATTCACCTCTGTCAGTTTTCGCTGCTGCGATACCTGCTATTTACAAGTTTTACACTTGGACGTGTCCAACGCTCCTTCAGCTTGGTGCATCAACCAATCACTGGTGGCACTCGGTCCATAAACTGTACCAGATTGTGGTAAATAGACAGAGAGAATTCACTCATGGTAGGAAAAAAATAGCTTTGTTAGTTCTTCATTTGCGACACATCTCGCCTGTATTGAAAGGCATCTTCAGACATCTATGAAAATAACAAAACCTGTACGAATGTAATagctgctgtggccttctccagcagacatcacggcgcctagagtatcagcaaccaaactgacaacCTGCAGCTgcgggttgcccgcttcgcaggcgcaccgaagcactacacaactgacaggcaatactgatgaacggccacaacaacaacaacaacacaacagcaaagacaccagcggccaccaggggccactaccggcccacataaacattaggaagaggtcgctgcagatcccggaactcttttcacacgtcaaaccacgtgatggaaaatagttccaggatctgcagcgacctcttccttatgtttatgtgggccagtagtggcccctggtggacGCTGGTGTctatgctgtgttgttgttgttgttgttgttgtggccgttcatcaatattgcctgtcggttgtgtagtgtttcggtgtgcctgcgaagtgcaggctgtcagtttggttgctgatactctaggcgccgtgatgtctggtggagaaggccacagcaatgGCCAAATACAAAAATTCTAAAACTACAAAACCACGTAAAAATTCTTTAACCCCACAACATAAAAGTTACAGATCGTAATTGCTTTCAGGacaggggcgggggggagggggggggagagggttgcAAGGGGAAGCGAGGTATGGTAACTACAGAGGGTAACTACAGAGTGTACCAGCTCCCATagcatgaaatataaaatttaacaCTTACTGAACTAAGAGAAAATAATCATCTCATGAAACGAGTAGTCAAACACATAAAATTACACCCAGGAAACAATGGGCCAAGTGCACGTTCAACGCCAAAACACAGAACAATGCCGATGGTCGCAATTTGCTTGAGGAATTCGGAATTTCGAAACGCATTCCCTTCTTCAATAAAGAACAGGTATTGTTGAAAAATCATGCGTTTTTCTATGCTATGATGCGCATCTTCAAATGAGTTTATGACATCATCTTTGTTCAGACTACGGGAATTCTTCCCGATTATTTACACACAGCTTCCCATAGTTAGAAACCGTAGCGTCGCCACCTAGCGAGCTTCCACATACAACGACACCGTAAGACTCAATTTTCGTCTAGACAGACCAGTTCTAGCACGTAAGTTTCTGCATACATGACACATGTAATCAGGCCCTATTTTATGTTTAAGGGGCGTCGTCTCCATATGATAAGTCAAATAATGTCTTTGTCGTAGCTCGTAAGTCATGCAGACAGTTTGCTTCCTCCTGCTGTACTGCCCTTGTTCTgctactgtgaaaagacgtctgtactcttcaccaacgtCAGCTATgaaaataaacaattctccacctgaagatgatggtgtgactCATCTAAACGGGTAGTAGCAAAATAAACtagtgactgacgcagaaactgtttcTGTCAGAAAAGCCTCTCTGGTGGCgttgcctttcctaaaaccaaactaacCGTCGTCTAACATATTCTCGAGTTTCTCTTCCtttctgctgtatattattgttgtcaacaaATTGGATGCATCAGCTTTTAAGCTGACTATGCGATAAGTCTCGTGCTTCTTCTACATTTGCatctaatttacatctacatctacagtccgccccgatagctgcgtggtcagagcggcggtctgtcacgcccgggttcgattcccgtctgggtcggagattttctccgctccgggactgggtgttgtgctgtcatcattatcatttcatcatcatcagtggaaggcaacgggaaaccaccaccggAATCACTTCCCTAcgcgctcatgcggtggacctctctgccaaggcttcccccatgacaaggtttcagttctacatctacgtaGTTCACAAGCCACCAGTCGGTGAGTGGCGGATGATACCCtagtcgttttctttcctgttccactcgcagatagagcgaaggGAAAATGAATGTCTATGTATCTCCATAAGAGTcccaatttctctcatcttatctttgtggtccctatCAGAAATTTATGTTGGCGtcagtaggattgttctgcagtcagcttcaagttttctaaatattttcagTAATATTCTCCAAAATGAATCTCTTATTCCTTCCAGTCATTCCCAACTGaactcccgaagcatatccgtaatacttgcatgctgatgAAACAGACCGGTAACAAATGTACTAACTTGCCTCTGTatttctttgatgtcttctttcaatctgacGAGGTACGGATGccgcactcgagcagtactcaagaatagctcgcacTAGCGTCTTATATGCACCCTCCTGTATAGATGAAccccactttcctaaaattctcccaataaaacgaggtcgaccattcgccttccctaccaccattctcacatgctcgttccatttcgcatCGCTTCGTAACGTTACACCCAGATTTTGAACGACGTGACTGTgcaaagcaggacactactaatgttcTATCCGAACATTCGAggcttgtttttcctattcatgtgcattaacttacatttttccacattaagagcctgctgccattcatcacacaaactagaactTTTGTCTATCATCTTGTATGAACCTACACTTACCTGCGACTCCTTCCtgcacaccacaacatcatcagcgatCAACCGGAGACTGCTACCTACCCTGTCTGTCGAATCATTTATGTGTATCTGCCTTTACTGCCTTTGTGGAATATATTTTTACGAAAATCTGATGATATGTCTCCAGACATATAGATTCTACAAGTCAACTTGAATAGGCGTTTGGTCCTattggttttagaaattccgaaggattgTTATCCAtatgtttcacattatttaatcgCCAGGCTTCGAATTCTCCgtcaaactctgattctaatactcgtaGAGGCTTTCAGTTTACTacttccacctacccgctctctcctccgcattcaacagtggaagtctcattgcactcttaatgttaccgcccatgTTTGTAATTTCCTTacgaaatttatttctttttcagattctacacatttttatgcaacctttttgccttagcttctctgcacttcctatttatttattccttAGTAGCTTGTTtttgtgtattcctgaattttcctgaacctttttttacttccttctttggtCGACCagcagaagcatttcttctgttatacCAGATTTTTTCATCCTTACGTTCATTATTCCTGTTCAAGTCTTACAATTGCCCTTTTTGGACATATTCATTCCTCTCCAATTAAACTGCCTACCGTACGCGGCATACATCATTCAAATGTACCATCTCCCCAGTACAAGCAAAGCCACATCCTAATACGTTACCCAAGTCTCACAACAGTCACTTGAAATTTTTCTCCTCCACATGAGTTATGCACACATTTTAGTTTCCATTCtacagccacaaaaaaaaaaaaaaaaaaaaagaatggttcaaatggctccgagcactatgggacttaacttctgaggtcatcagtcccctagaacttagaactaattaaacctaactaacctaaggaggtcacacacatccatgcccaaagcaggattcgaacctgcgacagtagctctACAGTCATATTCTGCTCAGTTTCTTGAATGAAGCATATCATCAGCTCGTAGGGAATCACTTCTGTCTAAAAAAATAATATCTCCCAAATCAAAAGCCTCAGGAACATTACAACACCTGTTCTATCACTTTTTATTTTCGACTCTGTTGTTTTCGAAACCATTATGTTAAAGAACCGGTAGTTAGCTGCTGTTAGCCCACCTGCTCCGACAGGtgagaaatagaaaataaaaacacaacacaGTTATCACTACAAGAAACCAATGCTATATTAGTATTCAAAGAGTAACGTTGATAACTGAAGCTCTTATGGAAAAGTGTTTATATAATTTTGACGTTTCTCACTGACGCTGAGTTACACGTCTTGTTGATATCAGAGTAATATCAGACACGAAAAAACGGAAAAATAAAGCAATAAATaggtatgaaaattcctggcagattaatactgtgtgccggaccgagactcgaacttggtagtggtagaccacttgcccgcgaaatgcaaaggtcccgagttcgagtctcggtccggcatacagttttaatgtgccaagaagtttcatattagcgcacactccgctgcaaactgaaagtttcattctggaataaATCGATTTTTAATTTTATCCGTTTTATTACGTAtttattttttacagatttttatacATTATACTATGTGGGGCATGAAGATTCAGGGAAAGAAAAGAAGGTTACATACATAAACGATGTAGAGTTCAAAATGGAACAGGACGGGCAGGTTGGTGGCGGTGGCCCTGAAGCCCAGGCTATCGGCGTGGTACTTGACACTCTGTACCAGGGCGTGGTCGTCTACGTAGGAGTAGCCGCCGACAGTGGAGCCGTCAGCGGCGCGGCTCTCAGTCTTGGCGGAGTTTCCGTCGGCGTAGCCGTAGGTGTACTGGCCGAGTTGGTCCTGGACGCGGTACTGGCTGGAGGCGGCCACTGGTAGGAAGGCCACGGCTGAGTAGGCGACAGACGCGGGGGCAGAGTAGGTGACAGCTGCGGGGGCGGAGTAGGCGACAGCTACGGGGGCGGAGTAGGCAACAGGGGTGACGGCGGCAGCGTGAGCAGCAAGGGCCACTGAGGCAGCGTGGACAGCGTTGTCCACGGGGGCGGCATGAGCAGAGAGGGTGGTGGCGGCGGGGGTGGAGACCACAGCGGGGCCGAGGAATCCGGGGCTGCGCTTCTTGCGCCCCAGCAGAGCGGCCTTGGCAGCGACGTAAGCCTGGAAGTGGGCTGCGCGGGCGGCGACCACCTCGGGAGCGTCGACAACCTCCGCTGGCGGGGCAGCCACGACCGCGGGGGCGGTGGCGACGGCCGGCGCTGCGGCCACCACGGGAGCGGCGGCGACGGCTGTGGCGTGGACGGCCTGCGGGCTGGCGAGAACCACCTGTGGCGGGTGCACGGACTGTGTGGAGGAAGAGTAGAAGCtagtaccgggggcggacaccacgGTGGAGCCGGGGGCGGCGGCGACGCCGGCCGCAGCTGGGGCGGCGTAGGCCACTGGGGCGGGGGCGGCCACGACGGCCGCAGCTGGGGCGGTGTAGGCGA
This window harbors:
- the LOC124606494 gene encoding dihydrolipoyllysine-residue acetyltransferase component of pyruvate dehydrogenase complex-like; the encoded protein is MMSIPCPANTSGSGNVQGPHAGVAVAGLSGPDGCHGVRKVTARRIKDCSTGGRAARSWRTTPTCRNEPSAAVLSTQMATTLVAPAAVAAPAIAYTAPAAAVVAAPAPVAYAAPAAAGVAAAPGSTVVSAPGTSFYSSSTQSVHPPQVVLASPQAVHATAVAAAPVVAAAPAVATAPAVVAAPPAEVVDAPEVVAARAAHFQAYVAAKAALLGRKKRSPGFLGPAVVSTPAATTLSAHAAPVDNAVHAASVALAAHAAAVTPVAYSAPVAVAYSAPAAVTYSAPASVAYSAVAFLPVAASSQYRVQDQLGQYTYGYADGNSAKTESRAADGSTVGGYSYVDDHALVQSVKYHADSLGFRATATNLPVLFHFELYIVYVCNLLFFP